The following are encoded together in the Drosophila biarmipes strain raj3 chromosome 3L, RU_DBia_V1.1, whole genome shotgun sequence genome:
- the LOC108034377 gene encoding sodium channel protein Nach: MSRIVTAFNRTVVEYFRKTSLNGFGLLYFIRKRRVQRIFWFLFISVGILFAGYAVFSMILEFLSYSTIAEISELKVLEDEMNYPELRICSGYRFSHRKMKTYAQDLVYARNKSQDYWLNELSLLRGYFDPLSVKPDEVYHINSLVAKENITSLLLSLTPACESLILKCKMNGKGVSCSELFMLKAYSQRNCCVLKEESLTGELSIFLDSSQEDAHFLEDNFPGFSLHVPSWLGRLSISPGEKAAIQIEVMELRGNAKLKGYAIEKRGCYFPGEGESREKCLHECRIKATLINCQCVPYPFEFSGENFKHCTLENITCLQFVEENWSPAQCPLCLPLCNQLFYRLNKQILGHLHPWRSELNFKFKTPHRQLYKTNILYHWYQMLSNIGGVLGICIGCSFISGFELIYFMVFRLWSNYLRQPEI, encoded by the exons ATGTCTCGAATTGTGACAGCTTTTAATAGAACAGTTGTGGAATATTTTCGAAAAACAAGCCTCAATGGTTTCGGCCTGCTTTACTTTATTCGAAAACGCCGAGTTCAGAGAATCTtctggtttttgtttattagcgTTGGCATACTTTTCGCTGGCTATGCAGTGTTTTCAATGATTCTGGAATTCCTCAGCTACTCAACTATAGCAGAAATATCGGAATTAAAGGTTTTGGAAGACGAAATGAACTATCCCGAGCTACGAATATGTAGTGGCTACAGATTTAGTCACAGGAAAATGAAGACTTATGCACAGGATTTAGTTTATGCTCGTAACAAATCGCAGGATTATTGGCTCAATGAATTGTCATTGCTCAGGGGATACTTTGATCCCTTATCCGTGAAACCAGATGAGGTCTATCATATAAATTCCTTAGTGGCTAAAGAGAATATTACTTCACTTTTATTAAGTTTAACTCCCGCCTGTGAGTCCCTAATacttaaatgtaaaatgaaTGGTAAGGGTGTCAGTTGCTCAGAGTTATTTATGTTAAAAGCTTACAGTCAGAGAAATTGTTGCGTGTTAAAAGAGGAAAGTCTGACAGGAGAACTGTCAATTTTTCTGGATTCCTCACAAGAAGATGCACATTTTTTAGAAGATAACTTTCCTGGCTTTAGTTTGCATGTTCCAAGTTGGCTGGGTAGACTTAGCATTAGCCCTGGTGAAAAAGCAGCTATACAAATAGAAGTTATGGAGCTTCGGGGAAACGCTAAATTAAAAGGGTATGCCATAGAAAAGCGAGGCTGTTATTTTCCTGGAGAGGGCGAGAGCAGGGAAAAGTGCCTCCATGAGTGTAGAATAAAAGCCACGCTAATTAATTGCCAGTGTGTGCCATATCCATTCGAGTTTAGTGGGGAAAACTTTAAGCATTGCACTTTGGAGAATATAACTTGCTTGCAGTTTGTAGAGG AGAACTGGTCACCGGCTCAGTGTCCACTGTGTCTGCCGCTCTGCAATCAATTGTTCTATAgattaaacaaacaaatccTGGGACATTTGCATCCCTGGCGAagcgaattgaattttaaatttaaaacgcCACATCGTCAGCTGTACAAAACAAATATACTCTACCATTGGTATCAGATGCTGT CAAACATTGGAGGCGTGCTGGGCATTTGCATTGGCTGCTCTTTCATCAGTGGCTTCGAGTTGATCTACTTCATGGTCTTTCGTTTGTGGTCCAACTATCTTCGGCAGCCcgagatttaa